From the Lolium rigidum isolate FL_2022 chromosome 2, APGP_CSIRO_Lrig_0.1, whole genome shotgun sequence genome, one window contains:
- the LOC124689279 gene encoding very-long-chain 3-oxoacyl-CoA reductase 1-like, which translates to MGSNEVLSRQQEPAWFVSLAILGALYVAAVAFRILSHLVFLLPSRPTDLRRRYGAWALVTGPTSGIGQSVALELARRGLNLVLVGRDPAKLQDMADTISNTNASVQTKTVVVDLALIATPQGDEALRQLRQAVAGLEVGVLVNNAGLAKPCAVYLHEAGVEAWVRMIRVNLWALTEVTAAVLPGMVERGRGAVVNIGSGTTKAIPSFPLYSIYHASKRYVSQFSRSLYVEYRGKGIDVQCQYYISNWSLIIDKRLITVSISKMVSVFS; encoded by the exons ATGGGCAGCAACGAGGTTCTCTCCCGGCAGCAGGAGCCGGCCTGGTTCGTCTCGCTCGCCATCCTTGGCGCCCTgtacgtcgccgccgtcgccttccGCATCCTCTCCCACCTCGTCTTTCTACTGCCTAGCCGCCCCACCGACCTCCGCCGCCGCTACGGCGCCTGGGCCTTGGTCACCGGCCCCACGTCCGGCATCGGCCAGTCGGTCGCCCTCGAGCTCGCCCGCCGCGGCCTCAACCTCGTACTCGTCGGTCGCGACCCTGCCAAGCTCCAGGACATGGCAGACACCATCTCCAACACCAACGCCTCCGTGCAAACCAAGACCGTCGTGGTCGACCTCGCCCTCATCGCCACGCCGCAAG GCGACGAGGCGCTGCGGCAGCTCCGGCAGGCGGTGGCGGGGCTCGAGGTTGGGGTGCTGGTGAACAACGCCGGCCTGGCGAAGCCGTGCGCGGTGTACCTGCACGAGGCGGGCGTGGAGGCCTGGGTGAGGATGATCCGGGTGAACCTGTGGGCGCTGACGGAGGTGACGGCGGCGGTGCTGCCGGGGATGGTGGAGCGGGGCAGGGGCGCCGTCGTCAACATCGGCTCCGGGACCACCAAGGCCATCCCTTCCTTCCCGCTCTACTCCATCTACCACGCCTCCAAACG GTACGTTTCTCAGTTCTCCAGGAGCCTTTATGTTGAGTACAGAGGCAAAGGAATCGACGTACAATGTCAG TATTACATTAGCAATTGGTCACTGATAATTGATAAACGTTTGATCACCGTGTCAATATCCAAAATGGTGTCGGTATTTTCGtga